The nucleotide window GCCTGCCGCAGGGGCTTACGGGTGGCCGGAGCCAGCGGCTGCCCAGGCGCCGTGGAGGTAATCGAGGCAATATTAGAAGCCAGAATGTGGTTCAGCACCACAAACTCGTGGACTTCGGAGCTTTTGCGCTGGGTGCTTTTGGGCTCGGAAAGCATGCGCTGAAACGCGGCCGAAAGGTTGGCGGAGCTAACGTACACGTTTTTGCGCACCAGCTTGTAGTCGGTTTGGTGGTAGGACACGCCCGAAATATTCTCGGCCAGCTTGAGCAGGTAGTTCAGGTTGGCCCGCAGCACGTCGCGCATGAACACCTGCAACTGGTCGGCCTCCCACTTCGGAAACAGCAGGTAGCCGGCTGAAAAGGCAATGGCGCAGCCGATAAACGTGTCGATAACCCGCTCCTCAATCAGGCCCAGGTAGCCCACGCCCAGCAGGCTGAACATAATCAGGATAAAGGGCGTCAGGCAGGTGACGGTGATGATGTAGTTGGTGCGCTGAAAGCTGTAGGAAATAACCATGAGCACTACCATCAGCACAAACTGCACGGTTTTGTCGGGAATCAGCCACAGAATCAGCACCCCGATGACGCCACCGGCCAGGGTGCCCAAGATCCGCTGGTAGTTGCGCTCCTTCGTCAGGCTGAAGCCGGGCTTGAGCATGTAGGTCGTCGTCATCAGAATCCAGTAGCTGTGGTAGCCCGGAAACAGCAACTTGGACGCAATAAAGCCCACCGAGCAGGCCAGCGTCATGCGGATGGCGTGCCGAAACACCGAGGAGTTGAACGTGAGGTTGTCGCCGATGGACTTGAGGTCAAACTCCTCGTGCGACACGAAGCGGGAAAACTCCAGCTCCCGCCCGTAGGTCTGCCCGGTCTTGGCCGAGTCGAAGTAATTCAGGATGTCGTTTACGCGCTGGGTGAGGTTGCGCAGGTTTACCAGAATCTTCTTCAGCACCAGGTTGCTGCCCGAGCTGCCTTCCTCGCCGATGGCGTCGATGCGGGTTTTGAGGGTTTCGAGCTGAGTTTTGAGCGTGGCCCGGGTGGCGTAGGGCCGGTTGGCCTGAATGGCGGCCCCAATGTGGTCCAGCTCCACGGCCATGTGCCGGATCAGCTCGGCCACTTCCCCAGAATGCCGGTGTGGCCAAACTGGGCGCGCAGGGCCGCGTAGTCGTAATACGTGGCCGTGATATGCTCGTAGAGGTCCACCACGTCGATGAACGTGACGACCAGGCGCCGGCCGCGGCTGGTGGTTTCGTTTACAATCTGTCGGCTTTTGAACAGCACTTCCCGCACGGCATCCTGCTTTTCACTGACCACCACCTGCTGGGCCACCAGCCGCCGGTAATCCTCGTCCAGGGTCGTGTTGAGGGTATAGAAATCAGCTTTAATGGTCAGAAACTGGGCAATGGCGTGAATGCACTCGGCCAGGGCCTGACGGGCGGCACGGTGGGGACGCACCTGGTGCAGCAACAGACTCAGCACGGTATACCACACGCCGCCGGCCAGCAGCAGCAGGCTGTGGGGCAGCACCTGGGCCGCCGTCAGCGGCTTGTCCATGTTGAGAATCATGACCAGCAACGCCGCCGAGCCTAGGGCCCCGGCCCGGGCGCCGTACACCAGAAACATGGTAAAGAAGAAGGTCAAGACAGCTACTTCCAGGCCCAGCAGCCAGTTGGAGTAGTTCAGGGCCCCGGTGAGCAGGCCCACCAGAAAGATGCACAGGTTGCCGTAGAGCATGCCGTTGCGCTTGTGCTCAATGGG belongs to Hymenobacter cellulosilyticus and includes:
- a CDS encoding YccS/YhfK family membrane protein, which translates into the protein MNEQTRKIHYFFFGQDFSDGLRITFAILLPALVCSWLGQFETGLTLSTGAVCISITDLPGPIEHKRNGMLYGNLCIFLVGLLTGALNYSNWLLGLEVAVLTFFFTMFLVYGARAGALGSAALLVMILNMDKPLTAAQVLPHSLLLLAGGVWYTVLSLLLHQVRPHRAARQALAECIHAIAQFLTIKADFYTLNTTLDEDYRRLVAQQVVVSEKQDAVREVLFKSRQIVNETTSRGRRLVVTFIDVVDLYEHITATYYDYAALRAQFGHTGILGKWPS
- a CDS encoding FUSC family protein, which produces MAELIRHMAVELDHIGAAIQANRPYATRATLKTQLETLKTRIDAIGEEGSSGSNLVLKKILVNLRNLTQRVNDILNYFDSAKTGQTYGRELEFSRFVSHEEFDLKSIGDNLTFNSSVFRHAIRMTLACSVGFIASKLLFPGYHSYWILMTTTYMLKPGFSLTKERNYQRILGTLAGGVIGVLILWLIPDKTVQFVLMVVLMVISYSFQRTNYIITVTCLTPFILIMFSLLGVGYLGLIEERVIDTFIGCAIAFSAGYLLFPKWEADQLQVFMRDVLRANLNYLLKLAENISGVSYHQTDYKLVRKNVYVSSANLSAAFQRMLSEPKSTQRKSSEVHEFVVLNHILASNIASITSTAPGQPLAPATRKPLRQALLGLTRSLKKLDDEAQEPATDFLAVEPEAFPKQVLTPEDNLLREQLEFIQKVSSDIGKTTDAILTK